In the Sulfitobacter pacificus genome, one interval contains:
- a CDS encoding FadR/GntR family transcriptional regulator, whose amino-acid sequence MPFQPVASEKLSTAVVRQIELLILRGILRAGERLPPERELAERLKVSRPSLRDAISELQTVGLLSAKPGAGVYVADVLGSAFSPALVALFGRHDEAVFDYLSFRRDMEALAAERAARLGSDTDLAVVNAVFQKMEAAHEKRVPDEEAQLDAQFHMAIIEASHNVVMLHMMRSMYELLRGGVFYNRQVMFKQRTNRAALLDQHRAINDALQARDGDAARAAIEAHLDFVEASLADQQKAERNERVARQRLEHETNG is encoded by the coding sequence ATGCCGTTTCAACCCGTCGCCTCGGAAAAACTGTCCACCGCTGTTGTTCGCCAGATCGAACTGCTGATCCTGCGCGGCATCTTGCGTGCCGGTGAACGTCTGCCGCCCGAAAGGGAGCTGGCAGAACGGTTGAAGGTCTCCCGCCCTTCTCTGCGCGATGCGATTTCAGAATTGCAGACCGTGGGGCTGCTAAGCGCGAAACCCGGTGCTGGCGTCTATGTTGCGGATGTTTTGGGAAGCGCCTTTTCTCCGGCGCTGGTTGCCCTTTTTGGCCGGCATGATGAAGCCGTTTTCGATTACCTGTCTTTCAGGCGCGACATGGAAGCATTGGCGGCAGAGCGCGCCGCGCGCCTTGGCTCGGACACGGATTTGGCGGTTGTGAACGCGGTGTTTCAAAAGATGGAAGCAGCGCATGAGAAACGCGTTCCCGATGAAGAGGCGCAGTTGGATGCGCAGTTTCACATGGCGATCATCGAGGCCAGCCATAATGTGGTGATGCTGCATATGATGCGGTCGATGTACGAGCTGTTGCGGGGCGGCGTGTTTTACAACCGGCAAGTCATGTTCAAACAGCGGACCAACCGTGCCGCTCTGCTGGACCAACATCGTGCGATCAACGATGCGCTACAGGCACGGGATGGCGATGCGGCCCGCGCTGCAATTGAGGCGCATCTGGATTTTGTTGAAGCCTCTCTGGCGGATCAACAAAAGGCAGAACGCAACGAACGCGTCGCCCGCCAACGTCTGGAACATGAAACCAACGGGTAA
- the smc gene encoding chromosome segregation protein SMC encodes MRFSKLRLTGFKSFVDPTDLIIADGLTGVVGPNGCGKSNLLEGLRWVMGENRPKAMRGGGMEDVIFAGAATRPARNFAEVALHIDNSERLAPAGFNDSDNLEIVRRITRDVGSAYKAAGKDVRARDVQMLFADASTGAHSPALVRQGQIAELINAKPKNRRRILEEAAGISGLYQRRHEAELKLNGAEANLARVDDVIEQLATQLAQLARQARQAARYREIGDALRRSEGMLLFRRWREAEDARALAEAELRNQTTLATQAQAVVQAAAKARQVAEDALPALREEDAIAAAVMQRLSVQRDTLTDQETRAQQTIETLTGRIAQLTRDIDREAGLNRDAGETIARLEWEAGELAKAGEGHAEALEAASQAAQEAAGVLQARESDLSEQTEDVARLAARHGSAQRLLEDSRKTQAKSESEAQKAQEAAAQSQLTLDQAKAGFEIAQAAEVAAVAAAEQAEVALLNAEEARAETQAREADARGERSEAEGEMNALRAEVAALAKLVERDTAEGGQILDRLQVEHGFEKALGAALADDLRAPEVEADGPSGWAVLPRYDQGQSLPAGVTPLSQHVSVPDVLDRRMGQIGLVDPDEGPGLQAALLPGQRLVSLEGDLWRWDGFRAWAEDAPSAAALRLQQLNRLEVLKQALEQASQQAEGARAAHDSLTRRLAEQTDADKRAREARRNADRAVADAGRALSRVEADRNLAEGRLESLGLAVKRHEDEAMAARGRVLEAERALAELGDLADARAGIEDLRMTVEAARITMMSRRSAHDELRREGDARVKRSQEVTKETSGWRHRLETAEKRSAELVERKEASEAELKEASAAPAEIAAKRDELSAAIQTAETRKTGAADALSAAEMALREATVAEREAERDASEAREARARSDARAEAAKETVAAAAERILEDSQMTPEELLTSLNATPDKMPGAGALEADVNRLKRQRDALGAVNLRAEEDAKEVQEEYDTLTGEKGDLEEAIKTLRSGIASLNREGRERLLTAFEQVNSNFSMLFTHLFGGGDANLVMVESDDPLEAGLEIMCQPPGKKLSTLSLLSGGEQTLTAMALIFAVFLANPAPICVLDEVDAPLDDANVTRFCDLLDEMCRQTDTRFLIITHHAVTMARMDRLFGVTMAEQGVSQLVSVDLKKAETLVA; translated from the coding sequence GTGCGCTTTTCCAAACTCAGATTGACCGGCTTCAAAAGCTTCGTTGACCCGACCGACCTGATCATCGCCGATGGTCTGACAGGGGTGGTGGGCCCAAACGGCTGTGGCAAGTCCAATCTGCTAGAGGGGCTGCGCTGGGTCATGGGGGAAAACCGGCCCAAGGCGATGCGGGGCGGCGGCATGGAGGATGTAATCTTTGCCGGTGCCGCAACCCGCCCGGCCCGCAACTTTGCTGAAGTTGCCCTGCATATCGACAATTCTGAACGTCTGGCCCCCGCCGGATTCAACGACAGTGACAACCTTGAGATCGTGCGCCGCATCACCCGCGATGTGGGCAGCGCCTATAAGGCGGCGGGCAAGGATGTGCGCGCCCGTGATGTGCAGATGCTGTTTGCGGATGCCTCGACCGGGGCGCATTCGCCCGCACTGGTGCGTCAGGGGCAGATCGCCGAACTGATCAACGCCAAACCCAAAAACCGCCGCCGTATCTTGGAAGAAGCCGCAGGTATTTCCGGGCTTTACCAACGTCGGCATGAGGCAGAGCTGAAGCTGAACGGTGCCGAGGCCAATCTGGCGCGGGTGGATGATGTGATCGAACAATTGGCCACCCAGCTGGCGCAGTTGGCGCGACAAGCCCGTCAGGCAGCACGTTATCGCGAGATCGGTGATGCGCTGCGCCGCTCTGAAGGCATGCTGTTGTTTCGCCGCTGGCGCGAGGCAGAGGACGCCCGTGCTTTGGCGGAGGCAGAGCTGCGCAATCAGACAACGCTCGCAACGCAGGCCCAAGCGGTTGTGCAAGCCGCTGCCAAGGCGCGGCAGGTAGCCGAGGATGCGCTGCCTGCCCTGCGCGAGGAAGACGCGATTGCTGCGGCAGTGATGCAGCGATTGTCGGTACAGCGCGATACGCTGACCGATCAGGAAACCCGCGCCCAGCAGACGATAGAAACCCTGACTGGTCGGATTGCGCAATTGACCCGTGATATCGACCGCGAGGCAGGGTTGAACCGCGATGCGGGTGAGACAATTGCGCGTTTGGAATGGGAGGCGGGCGAGCTGGCCAAGGCGGGCGAGGGCCATGCCGAGGCGCTTGAGGCCGCATCCCAGGCAGCGCAGGAAGCGGCGGGCGTTCTGCAAGCCCGCGAGAGCGACCTATCCGAACAAACCGAAGATGTTGCCCGTCTGGCCGCACGCCACGGGTCGGCACAACGGCTGTTGGAAGACAGCCGTAAAACACAGGCCAAATCCGAAAGCGAAGCGCAAAAGGCACAAGAGGCAGCGGCGCAGAGCCAGTTGACATTGGATCAGGCCAAGGCGGGTTTCGAAATTGCGCAGGCGGCGGAGGTGGCGGCGGTCGCGGCGGCGGAACAGGCGGAAGTGGCTCTGCTCAACGCTGAAGAGGCGCGGGCCGAAACGCAGGCCCGCGAGGCCGATGCCCGTGGGGAACGCTCCGAAGCTGAGGGCGAGATGAACGCGTTGCGTGCCGAAGTTGCCGCATTGGCCAAGCTGGTGGAGCGTGACACAGCCGAAGGCGGGCAGATACTGGACCGTTTGCAGGTGGAGCACGGGTTTGAAAAAGCCTTGGGTGCTGCCTTGGCGGATGATCTGCGCGCACCCGAGGTGGAGGCCGATGGCCCCTCCGGCTGGGCGGTGTTGCCGCGCTACGATCAGGGACAGTCCTTGCCAGCGGGTGTGACACCCCTGTCACAACATGTGTCGGTGCCTGATGTTCTGGACCGGCGGATGGGGCAGATTGGGTTGGTCGACCCGGACGAGGGTCCGGGATTGCAGGCCGCCTTGCTGCCTGGACAACGGCTGGTATCGCTTGAAGGGGATCTGTGGCGCTGGGACGGGTTTCGGGCATGGGCCGAGGATGCACCATCAGCAGCAGCCTTACGTTTGCAACAGCTGAACCGGCTTGAGGTTCTGAAACAGGCGTTGGAACAAGCGAGCCAGCAGGCCGAAGGCGCACGTGCCGCCCATGACAGCCTGACGCGTCGCTTGGCAGAACAGACCGACGCAGACAAACGCGCCCGCGAGGCCCGCCGGAATGCGGATCGGGCGGTGGCCGATGCCGGCCGTGCGCTTAGCCGTGTCGAGGCAGATCGCAACCTTGCCGAGGGGCGGTTGGAGAGTCTGGGGTTGGCGGTAAAGCGTCACGAGGACGAGGCGATGGCCGCCCGGGGTCGTGTCCTGGAGGCTGAACGTGCCTTGGCCGAGCTGGGAGATCTGGCAGATGCCCGCGCCGGGATTGAAGACCTGCGCATGACGGTTGAGGCCGCGCGGATCACAATGATGTCGCGCCGTTCTGCCCATGATGAGTTGCGCCGTGAAGGGGATGCGCGGGTCAAACGGTCACAGGAAGTGACCAAAGAGACCAGCGGCTGGCGGCACCGGCTTGAGACCGCGGAAAAGCGCAGTGCGGAACTGGTCGAACGCAAGGAAGCATCCGAAGCGGAGCTGAAGGAAGCCAGCGCCGCACCGGCGGAAATTGCTGCCAAACGTGATGAGTTAAGCGCGGCGATTCAGACCGCCGAAACCCGCAAAACCGGCGCGGCTGATGCGCTGTCGGCTGCGGAAATGGCGTTGCGCGAAGCGACCGTTGCAGAACGTGAAGCAGAGCGGGATGCCTCCGAGGCCAGAGAGGCGCGGGCCCGTTCCGACGCCCGTGCCGAAGCCGCGAAAGAAACTGTCGCCGCCGCCGCTGAGCGGATTTTAGAAGACAGCCAGATGACGCCGGAAGAGCTTTTGACATCTTTGAACGCAACCCCTGACAAGATGCCCGGTGCCGGCGCATTGGAGGCGGATGTGAACCGGCTCAAACGTCAGCGGGACGCCTTGGGCGCGGTGAACCTGCGCGCGGAGGAAGACGCCAAAGAGGTGCAGGAGGAATATGACACGCTGACCGGCGAAAAGGGCGATCTGGAAGAGGCAATCAAAACCCTGCGTTCCGGCATCGCCAGTCTGAACCGCGAGGGACGCGAACGGTTGTTGACGGCTTTTGAGCAGGTGAATTCAAATTTCTCGATGTTGTTCACCCATCTGTTTGGTGGTGGGGATGCCAATCTGGTGATGGTGGAATCCGACGATCCGCTGGAGGCTGGTCTTGAGATTATGTGCCAGCCACCGGGCAAGAAACTCAGCACATTGAGTCTGCTGTCGGGGGGGGAACAGACCCTGACTGCGATGGCGCTGATTTTCGCGGTGTTCTTGGCCAACCCCGCGCCGATCTGTGTGCTGGACGAGGTTGACGCGCCTTTGGATGATGCAAACGTTACCCGCTTCTGTGATCTGCTGGACGAGATGTGCCGCCAGACTGACACGCGGTTTTTGATCATCACGCACCACGCGGTGACCATGGCGCGGATGGACCGCTTGTTTGGTGTGACGATGGCCGAGCAGGGCGTCAGCCAGCTGGTCTCGGTAGATCTGAAAAAGGCGGAAACGCTGGTCGCGTGA
- a CDS encoding rhodanese-like domain-containing protein, with protein sequence MALKTSAAEMVAAARARIEEIETADGIAMVNDPAVQIVDLRDPRERARSGFIPGSFHCPRGMLEFWVDPDSPYFKDVFAQDKKFVFHCASGWRSAISVATLQDMGFDAAHLKEGFGAWEKAGGPVEKVAPK encoded by the coding sequence ATGGCCCTGAAAACATCCGCCGCAGAAATGGTCGCCGCCGCACGGGCGCGCATTGAAGAGATCGAAACCGCAGACGGCATCGCAATGGTCAATGATCCCGCCGTCCAGATCGTTGATCTGCGCGATCCGCGTGAACGCGCGCGCAGCGGCTTTATCCCCGGCAGTTTCCACTGTCCGCGCGGGATGCTGGAATTCTGGGTCGATCCCGATAGCCCCTATTTCAAAGACGTGTTTGCCCAAGACAAGAAATTTGTCTTTCATTGTGCCTCAGGCTGGCGGTCGGCAATTTCCGTGGCAACCCTGCAAGATATGGGGTTTGACGCCGCGCATCTGAAAGAGGGTTTCGGGGCCTGGGAAAAAGCCGGCGGGCCGGTAGAGAAGGTCGCACCAAAGTAG
- a CDS encoding lytic murein transglycosylase yields MRRLLLSLMFAGLAHSAAAECGGSFTNFIGGLKSEAAAKGIPQITADAFFASVRQDPAVLQADRKQGVFQLPFVEFSRRLISNDRINRGRANGERYDSIFDRIERDYGVDRGVLLAFWAFETDYGSFQGDFNTANALVTLAHDCRRPELFRPQVFAAIELFARGQFDPRSTTGAWAGEIGMVQMLPRDILENGVDGDGDGKVSLKTSAPDALMSGGKMLQDLGWRAGEPWLAEVTMPATFDWSLTGLETVKSTEDWQALGVTPRNGPLHAGLEAAILLPQGRKGPAFLAYPNFRVYFDWNQSFTYVMTAAYFATRLQGAQVFDAGNPDQGLEGGDMKNLQTRLQARGHDVGGIDGILGAATRAAVRVEQARLGMAVDGWPTPALLSKL; encoded by the coding sequence ATGCGACGTTTGTTACTTTCCCTTATGTTTGCCGGTCTGGCACATTCCGCGGCAGCCGAATGCGGCGGGTCCTTTACCAATTTCATCGGGGGGCTGAAATCCGAGGCCGCGGCAAAAGGCATTCCCCAAATCACCGCAGATGCATTCTTTGCCAGCGTCCGCCAAGATCCCGCAGTGCTGCAAGCGGACCGCAAACAGGGTGTATTTCAACTGCCTTTCGTTGAGTTCTCGCGCCGCCTGATCTCAAACGACCGCATCAACCGGGGCCGCGCAAATGGGGAAAGATATGATAGTATCTTTGACCGGATCGAGCGCGACTATGGCGTTGATCGCGGCGTGCTGCTGGCCTTCTGGGCGTTTGAAACCGACTATGGCAGCTTTCAGGGCGACTTTAACACCGCCAACGCTTTGGTGACCTTGGCCCATGACTGCCGCCGACCAGAGCTGTTTCGCCCGCAGGTCTTTGCCGCAATTGAGCTTTTCGCGCGGGGCCAGTTTGATCCGCGCAGCACCACGGGGGCATGGGCCGGAGAGATCGGGATGGTGCAGATGCTGCCCCGTGACATTCTGGAAAACGGTGTCGACGGCGATGGTGACGGCAAGGTTTCGTTAAAAACCTCTGCTCCTGATGCGCTGATGTCGGGGGGCAAGATGTTGCAGGATCTTGGCTGGCGCGCAGGGGAGCCGTGGTTGGCCGAGGTAACGATGCCTGCGACATTCGACTGGTCCTTGACCGGGCTCGAAACCGTTAAATCCACCGAAGACTGGCAGGCACTTGGCGTGACACCGCGCAACGGCCCGCTGCACGCCGGGCTTGAGGCGGCTATCCTGCTGCCACAGGGGCGCAAGGGGCCGGCCTTCCTCGCCTATCCCAATTTCCGCGTCTATTTCGACTGGAATCAAAGTTTCACCTACGTCATGACCGCCGCATATTTCGCCACGCGACTGCAGGGGGCACAGGTGTTTGATGCGGGCAACCCCGATCAGGGGCTTGAAGGTGGTGACATGAAAAACCTTCAAACCCGCCTGCAGGCCCGCGGGCATGATGTGGGCGGCATCGACGGTATTCTGGGGGCTGCCACCCGTGCTGCCGTGCGTGTCGAACAGGCGCGCCTTGGCATGGCTGTTGATGGCTGGCCCACCCCTGCGTTGCTGTCAAAACTCTAA
- the cbiB gene encoding adenosylcobinamide-phosphate synthase CbiB, whose translation MSSACILIIALVLDALIGEPKWLWNRLPHPAVLMGRLIGWCDQRFNRGSGRKGKGIFVVLGLVMLGCILGALLSLFGPIVEMIITAILLAHRSLVQHVCAVADGLRLSLPQGRRAVAMIVSRDTRNMDAPAVARSAIESGAENLSDGVIAPAFWFLIGGLPGLLVYKLINTADSMIGYLTPRFADFGWAAARLDDLLNWVPARLTALLIALPAHGLSQWPAIRRDAALHKSPNAGWPEAAMSRAIAVALAGPRAYDGIMQEFAWVNPRGARTIGAPHIDACITRLWQAWATGLALLFVIAMLLG comes from the coding sequence ATGAGCAGCGCCTGCATCCTGATCATTGCGCTTGTGCTTGATGCGCTCATTGGAGAGCCAAAATGGCTGTGGAACCGCCTGCCCCATCCCGCCGTTTTGATGGGCCGGCTGATCGGCTGGTGCGATCAACGTTTCAACCGTGGATCAGGCCGCAAGGGCAAAGGCATCTTCGTAGTGCTGGGGCTGGTTATGCTGGGCTGTATCCTTGGCGCATTGCTGAGCCTGTTTGGCCCCATCGTTGAAATGATCATTACCGCCATCCTTCTGGCCCATCGGTCACTCGTGCAACATGTCTGCGCTGTTGCGGACGGGCTGCGCCTGTCCTTGCCGCAGGGGCGGCGGGCTGTCGCAATGATTGTCAGCCGTGACACCCGGAACATGGACGCACCGGCGGTTGCACGATCTGCCATTGAAAGTGGTGCCGAGAACCTGAGCGACGGGGTGATTGCACCCGCCTTCTGGTTTCTGATCGGCGGGCTGCCCGGGCTGCTGGTCTATAAGTTGATCAATACCGCTGACAGTATGATCGGATATCTCACGCCCCGTTTCGCCGATTTCGGATGGGCCGCCGCGCGGCTGGATGATTTGCTGAACTGGGTGCCCGCCCGCCTTACCGCATTGCTGATCGCTTTGCCTGCGCATGGCCTGTCGCAATGGCCCGCAATCCGCCGCGATGCGGCGCTGCATAAATCGCCCAACGCTGGCTGGCCAGAGGCGGCAATGTCGCGTGCCATCGCTGTGGCGCTTGCCGGGCCACGTGCCTATGATGGCATCATGCAGGAATTTGCATGGGTGAACCCGCGAGGTGCGCGCACTATTGGTGCCCCCCATATTGATGCCTGCATCACCCGCCTGTGGCAGGCATGGGCGACAGGTCTGGCGCTTCTGTTTGTCATTGCGATGTTACTTGGTTGA
- a CDS encoding threonine-phosphate decarboxylase, with product MQDKRDHGGNLDAAIDRFGGNRESWLDLSTGINPDSYPLPPIPQAAWTALPDVAARHALIDAARQFWSVPDSAGILPVAGASVAIAHIPLLATTGRVNIPGPTYNEHAASFAAAGWEVGDAAPHDANVHVHPNNPDGRLWGPQDCIGSLRVIDESFCDVAPDRTLMAEATKPGTLILKSFGKFWGLAGVRLGFVIGDPALLDRLAGMLGPWAVAGPALEVGTTALRDLNWAEATRARLAQDAIRLDRLFTKQGAKPVGGTSLFRLYEVENASQWQDRLARHHIWSRVFPYNPRWLRLGLPATNRWSQLEAALA from the coding sequence ATGCAGGACAAGCGCGACCATGGCGGCAATCTGGACGCCGCGATCGACCGTTTCGGCGGCAACCGCGAAAGCTGGCTGGATCTGTCGACGGGCATCAACCCCGATTCCTACCCCCTGCCCCCGATCCCACAAGCCGCCTGGACTGCCCTGCCGGATGTGGCAGCACGGCATGCGCTGATCGACGCGGCCCGCCAGTTTTGGTCCGTGCCCGACAGCGCGGGTATTTTGCCCGTTGCCGGTGCCTCGGTTGCCATTGCGCATATTCCCCTGCTTGCCACGACAGGGCGCGTCAACATTCCCGGCCCTACCTATAATGAACACGCCGCCAGTTTTGCAGCCGCAGGCTGGGAGGTGGGTGATGCCGCCCCCCATGACGCCAACGTGCACGTCCACCCCAATAACCCCGATGGCCGGTTGTGGGGACCGCAGGACTGCATCGGCAGTTTACGCGTGATCGACGAGAGTTTCTGTGATGTTGCACCGGATAGAACTCTGATGGCCGAAGCCACCAAACCCGGCACGCTGATCCTAAAAAGTTTCGGCAAGTTCTGGGGCTTGGCAGGGGTGCGGCTTGGGTTTGTCATTGGCGATCCTGCGCTGCTGGACCGGCTGGCTGGGATGCTGGGGCCTTGGGCCGTTGCCGGGCCCGCGCTTGAGGTCGGCACCACTGCCTTGCGCGATCTGAACTGGGCGGAAGCCACGCGTGCGCGGCTGGCCCAGGATGCCATCCGGCTGGATAGGCTGTTCACCAAACAGGGTGCAAAACCCGTTGGCGGCACATCGCTGTTTCGGCTTTACGAGGTTGAGAACGCCAGCCAATGGCAGGACCGTCTGGCCCGCCACCACATCTGGAGCAGGGTCTTCCCCTATAATCCGCGCTGGCTGCGTCTTGGCCTTCCGGCCACCAACCGCTGGTCACAACTGGAGGCCGCTCTGGCATGA
- a CDS encoding response regulator: protein MRVLIVESRPELGALWQRHLERHGMQVSCMTTQNAAMAYVAEYKVDIIILDLVIEGGSALAVSDFAALNQPDARIIFVTNTRFFSDGSIFGLAANARAFLPAGTPPEDLAVMVEHYGTQGRQFHARS, encoded by the coding sequence ATGAGGGTCTTGATTGTGGAAAGCCGACCCGAGCTTGGTGCGCTTTGGCAGCGGCATCTTGAGCGTCACGGGATGCAGGTCAGCTGTATGACCACGCAGAACGCGGCAATGGCCTATGTTGCTGAATATAAGGTGGATATCATCATTCTGGACCTGGTGATCGAAGGTGGGTCTGCACTGGCGGTCTCTGATTTTGCCGCACTGAACCAACCCGATGCGCGGATCATCTTTGTGACCAATACCCGCTTTTTCTCGGATGGATCAATCTTTGGCCTTGCGGCAAATGCACGGGCCTTTCTGCCCGCTGGCACTCCGCCGGAAGATCTGGCCGTCATGGTCGAACATTATGGCACCCAAGGCCGCCAGTTTCATGCGCGTTCGTGA
- a CDS encoding glutathione S-transferase family protein: protein MGLLVDGKWQDKWYDTKSSGGKFERSAAQFRNWVTADGTAGPSGQAGFKAESGRYHLYVSYACPWAHRTLIFRALKDLSDHITISVVHPEMLSDGWTFDDGYPGATGDTLFGLPFARDIYTRADPAFTGRVTVPILWDKVQGTIVSNESSEIIRMFNSAFDDITGNTQDYWPADLRDAIGPVNDRIYDSFNNGVYRCGFATTQDAYDEAVVPLFDTLDWIEQRLSKNRYLMGAQLTEADWRLFPTLVRFDMVYHLHFKCNRRRIVDYPNLWAYTRALYQTPGIAATVNMDHIVRHYHYSHETINPNRIIPINPQLDFNAPHERA, encoded by the coding sequence ATGGGGCTGTTGGTCGACGGAAAATGGCAGGACAAATGGTATGATACCAAGTCTTCTGGTGGCAAATTCGAACGCTCCGCTGCGCAGTTTCGCAATTGGGTCACCGCCGATGGCACTGCGGGTCCCTCAGGGCAGGCAGGGTTCAAGGCAGAAAGCGGGCGTTATCATCTTTACGTCAGCTATGCCTGCCCATGGGCCCACCGCACCCTGATCTTTCGTGCGCTGAAAGACCTGAGTGATCACATCACCATCAGCGTGGTACATCCCGAAATGCTAAGCGACGGCTGGACGTTTGACGACGGCTATCCCGGTGCCACGGGCGACACGCTTTTTGGTCTGCCATTTGCCCGCGACATCTATACCCGCGCAGATCCTGCGTTCACCGGCCGGGTGACCGTGCCGATCCTGTGGGACAAGGTGCAGGGCACCATTGTGTCCAACGAAAGTTCTGAAATTATCCGCATGTTCAACAGCGCGTTTGATGATATTACCGGCAATACTCAGGACTACTGGCCCGCGGACCTGCGCGACGCCATCGGTCCGGTGAACGACCGCATCTACGACAGTTTCAACAACGGCGTGTATCGCTGCGGATTTGCCACCACGCAGGATGCCTATGACGAGGCTGTTGTGCCATTGTTTGACACGCTTGACTGGATCGAGCAGCGGTTGTCAAAGAACCGCTATCTGATGGGTGCACAGCTGACCGAGGCCGATTGGCGGCTGTTCCCGACGCTGGTGCGGTTCGACATGGTGTATCATCTGCATTTCAAATGTAACCGCCGCCGGATCGTGGATTACCCGAACCTATGGGCCTATACCCGCGCATTGTATCAAACGCCCGGTATTGCCGCGACGGTGAACATGGATCACATTGTGCGCCATTATCACTACAGCCATGAAACCATCAATCCAAACCGGATCATCCCGATAAACCCCCAGCTTGATTTTAACGCCCCTCACGAACGCGCATGA